The genomic stretch GAAAGAACAAAACCCTGTCTTTAAACATGaacaatatgtgtttttaagttttatcaTCATCGTCATCCTTCCTCAAGTTGTATCTTTATGtttttcctttgtgtgtgttttgttcatAATCTTTATGTTGCGTGAACTGGAATGACAGTCTGCATTTgtggaatttatttatttttttgttttttaaactgtcaCTTGACCCCGAAACCCACCCACAATATCCCACCCCGAGAGTCCCGCAAATGGTGCTGGTTTCTGCTTTTGCCCTTCTCCAAACCACACTGGAATGAACAGCTAAACCCAACAGATGTGTCTGAAAGGCCTCGATCGAAgccagagaggaggggagggggggcgatATTTATATAGGGGATCCTTCCAGGCTGATTACTGACGAGCCGCCAAGCTTCTCTGCCAAGGTGTGTCGGTCTTTGAGGTCTTCCAAACCGTTCACCTGCCACTCGTGCTTAATACCTGGaataaaattgtaaaaatgtgttaaacATACAACAAAGACTAAAATATTATGAAACAGAGTGAGCGATGATAAAACCTATGTCATGCCATTTACCTTCAAATTTTCTCTTGATAGCATCTTTTGAGCTGGCATAGATCATCTTGCTCTTCAAGGGGGCACTGTCTGGAGCCCTGTGAGTGGGAAAGAAATACAATTATAGCCAAACATCATCTTAATAATGCTCATAAACCCTTTAGTGTCTAATAAAAGTGGCTCTCACCAGAAGATAAAGACCAGATCCtccttctttgtctctttggTCTCATAGGTGGCGTCGTACAGGGCGTAGCGGCAGTCGTCTGGGGGCAGCATCTTCACAAAGTGCTGGTATGGATCCTGGACGGTGGCTCCCAAGTCGCCCAGCAGGATCTCTTTGCCATCATCCAGAACAATGTTCTTGAGGTCCTTGCTCATGCAGAACAGGATggccttcttcctcttcctcttctcatcCTCGTTCGCCTGAGCCTTACGCACCTTCATGTCGTTGAAGACGGCGATAACTTCGTCTGTGACTTTCACACCGGAGGCCTGAAGAGAGAACGATCTGTTAACTcagagtttaatgtgttcacagtTTAACATGGCAGCTGCTTTTACTACTTCTCAGAACTGATGATGCCACAGAAAGTGATTATTTTACACGCTACACAAAGCTATCAGTTTATCAATGCAGGTTTCACATAATACAAAGTAAATATGATTTAATCACATCACTTTTTACACAGGTTCAAGAAGAAAATCTATTGCTAGTGTTAAATGGTGCTTTAATCACTTTGTATTGATTTGGGGGAATATcacaatgtaaatataaaatgttttaaatataaatggacACTAGCGCTTTCAAGTTCCACATGGATGATCAATTAATATCTCAGGTCACttctgaaatgaaaaaattacaAACTTATAGGGTTAGGAATCACCGCAGGCCACACACTAccatattattgtgattttaaatgtttgcaaCATGATGAGTATTGCGACTCTATTGCGatttattaaattttttcaACTGCACATTATGtcctcaaaggaaaactttgtcaacatctgttttatctaataagataaggTTTTCAGTGTGTTCATTTCAcgtaaaacatttttattgcagcaaaatatatctaatggactgaaaaaaacaactgattttaTAGCTCTAATATGGCACCAAGAGTTAAATTTGTATTTGAAatataatgatttaaaaaaaaaattcaaagtcTATACAAATCAATACATGGCACATGTGTATTAACACAAAATTGCCccacaatttttttattttttatttttaatcccCTGACCTCTACAAACGTACTGGTCCAAGCTTTGAAAATGTGAATATAGCTGGTTTTCTCAGTCCTGTGATATTTAACTAAATATATTCAGGTTTTGAACTGCTGCAGACAAACCAAGCAGTTTAAACCTCTCGTCTTGGGCTTTTGGAAAAACATTGAGCAAACAATCTAGAAAATTATTGACAGACTAACTGTTAATGAGAGCAACTGTTCGTTTCAGTCCACAGTGATAGTTTTGCCAGAACGAGGCAACAGTTGCCATCGTGTTTATCAGGCCAGAAGTGATGACTTCAGTACAGTAAATACAGGGATAAGGCTGAAGAAAGGCCTGCGAGGGCAGCATGTGACtatcacacacagcaggaaTGCTCCTTACAAGGCCGACTGATAAGGAGGATTGAACTGCAAAGGTGTGGCCATGACAAGCAGTTAGCCACAGTGGTGGAAGAGTTAAGACGTGTAATTCAATCAGAAAATTATCGAGCTGTCAGCACAGTTGGTCCAAAAAAGATCAACAGTGATGATTCAGCCTTTTGACTTCATCTATTATGTATAAGGTCAGACTGTAAGAATACTGAAgaacaggaaataaaatatgTGACCAACACTGCAAATCCAAAGTGCACCGAGGCCATGAATACGAAATACGTTCATCTAACAGGTGTGTCCAAgtttctgtgactgtgaccagtGGGTATAAAACATTACATAAGTCCCTTCAGAGGGAGCAGCCATGTACGTCTACCATAAAGATGACCATGTGGGTGAGGGTGTGGCCAGGAATTAAGCGTTTAAGTACAGGGTTCAGTCTCAAACAATGGGGCTTctgtagaaatataaaatacaagtCACATCGCAGAGTCACAGCTGCTCCATAACTCCCTCTATCAGGTCTTCTGACTCTGTTTAAGGACCTCGATCACAGGAAAACACAGTCTCGAGAAAAGAAAACTGCTATCTACCAGCAAtgtgtcagtggaaaaaaaagacacaacaatgAAAAGGAAATAATGGGGCAGGAAAGACGGAAAAGGAACCCaactgcagagcagcagagacgGCACTGTGTGTTTGCTCAGGGCGTAAAAAAGACCTGTACACGATAACAGTGAATTTAGGGTAATTATTAACCAGAGCACCTTATTCACTTCCTTAATCTCATCAGTCAATAAAATAACGAATGTGCTTTGCTACAACGCCAAGgaacatggaaaaaaatatccaaatCTGTCTCCAAAATAATCTGCTGAGGTTTACAAATACTCTTTGCATATATGACAGCACATGACACACGGTGTTCTTCCTCCATGGCAATGCTGAGAAATCATGATGATGATTTGCATGCCTCATTTTTCTGTGAACAAGCATGATCTGCAAAAGCAATAACATGCTTTAAGCTCCACTTCTTCCTTCCTACAGCCTTCCTCTAGCATAATTTCCCCCAATgttgtttatattctgtttatttttctgttgtggCAGCAAGCTAATATCACCATGGTGATCGCTAAGCTCCAGCCTTATCTAATCTTAACCAGGGGTACTTTTCTTTAGTGAAGTCAAGGTTCAAGTGACTCAATATAAATGTAGTCACAATCCAAATCTTGAATTCCTTTACACACAGTGCCAGGTAAGATTACAGGCCTCGTATGAGCCCATTAGTAAACACAGGCCTGATGGGTTTATACTGAAACTCTTATAATGAAACGCTGCAGTGTGTGCATTTGGTTGAAATCAGGTTGTTAACGGTGCAGACTCAGCAGTGAGAGGCAATAGACAAGATATGTGGatgttaaataaatatacaaaatgtattatattacagatatattataattattgtaattttatttttgcgTAGCACAAAGAATAATGACTGATGACTATGAATGAATAGAGGCATCCGTCAGTTATTCCCTCTTGGTATTGTATAGTAGTGTAATGGCGTGACGGGCGTGCAGTGTGTATAAACGGCTCTACAAATTAGATGCGCAACTAAAAGAAGATGCGCAGTACTGACCATGAAGATGCACAGACAGCGGCCCGTTAGCTTCAGCTAGTGGATCCAACACGGCCAAACTGCCGTTACATAATGCTCACAATTCCGTCAAAATATTTACTACAACATAATAAATACATGGCGAAATTATCACACGGATAATTGCCGTAAATTGAATCTAATCGCGGATCCGTTACAATACAGCACCAAACAAAATGGTCTTTGCACCAAATTCAGGGTGGGGCCATGAATGCAGCACACGCACGTGTGTGCACTAGCTTGCTATATAAGGCAAAGCTCTGCTCAAACGGACCGTTCGTTTGTCAATTCACACATTTACTGTCACAGCGCGACTCGGCCATAAACCTACAAAATCATCCGTGTAGTATCACTGGGTGAAGAGTGACCTGATTTAGAGCACGTACACAACCAGGGTCTGAACATGCTGTTCGCGCTGGAGCCGTGTACAGACAAAGAACAAGAAAATCACAGCTAGCGCCAGCCATAATGGGTGTCATTTTCTGCCTCTTGCTAACGTAGCTAGCTGAGCTAACAATACCGTTAGCTAGGTTAGCCCCGAGGCGCTGCTGCTGCACCTGCCAGCGCTGCGCTCTCATTATGTGGAAGCCTCGACGGGCAGAGGACAAATAACGGAAACATGATGCAGTGAAAAACACCGTGAACAGCGTCATGACAACGGTGGACGTGTTCACCAGACGAGGCCCTCCCGGCTTTTTGTCGGCGAAACACTGACTGAAGAACGAAATGGCGCCAGTTGTTCGGCACCATCAGTCGGTTTTTTCCAGTATATCGTCAAGATGTAGTAGAAACCATCGCCTGGCTAAATTATCTAACTGTGATGAGAGTAAAATGGACCATAGCCACGCTATGTGGGAGCTTTGTTAGCTGACCAGCCTCTCCACCAGCACGGCTGTCCGCTGCTTAGCCCCGGCGCTAGCACCAGCTCCTGCGGCACAGAACCGGCTCGCTACGTTTGATGCTAAAACCTACACCATCatctataaaataaacaaataaacatcataACTAACTGTATCTAAACAATATCAGCCTGTGGAAGCAGCCAGGGAACATAAACCGTTATAAAGACGATGTTAAACCTACCATGGTTGTGGCTCTGAGTTGGTCAGCGTCTGTGTAGAAATTGAATGGACTGTGATGATGAATTGTCGGTCTCGCTCACACACTGGATACACAGCGTGAACGCGCCTATAAAGCGCGCCCCTGACTCGAGCAAAGTGCACGAGAGGGAGCGCGTGTCTCTCCACCTTGATTGTCCGGCGGTTTTATCTGTCGCTTCGTGTTTACTATTAACTTGTGTATTTTTATCACCTGTGATAACACACAGAGGGCCTTAGACctaatattaatattaactGTAGTcagtttaatattttacacacaaattaaacaggtaataaaacaaaacaagtattTTTACAGGTATATTTTAGCATATTATTGACTATTTTTTATTGAATGTGGCACTAAATGGCAACCGTTTGAGGTGAAACAATACTTTACCTCGTACCTTtagtattttttatattaatatctAACCCTCCCTATGCTAttctattaatattttttatttccttgaGCAATGGCGGCCTGCAATCGTGCACAAATCAAACATATCAAACGGGCGGCGAAGAGCATTATGggaatatgtgttttttttttgtaatatttgaatAAACCTGCAAATCCCTGGTAGTAGGCCTATATGATGTAGAACAATATAAAATTATCTAATAGCGCTCCAATTAGTGCCTCATGTACAATAAAAATACGATTATGATAAAAATGGTCAGCTCACATCGCTAAAGCTTTTATTGcagctgttattttattgttgttttggaTTGTAACCTATTAAAAAAGAAGATGAATATACACCCTGTGATTGTGTAGCCATTATCATGGCTGACAGTGTAATTGTAGTATGAGTGTCAGAGACGTGACAGACGTGTCGTTAATTATTGCACCAATGGCGTGAGCAGAGATTAATAAGTGAAGccattgtgctgctgccgttTCAACCGACATTCAGCAGGCAGCCAGGCGCAAAGCGGTTTTCAGGATGGGAGGAAATTCTCCGCCATCCATCCCCTCcgtctcccctcccctctcccctcccctccgTGCGGGTTTTGTTGGACTCACTTCCAAATATGGAAGCGAACGGTGAGCGGCGGCGGCGGCCAGTGCACGCGCCTCGCTCACAGCGCGAGGAGGGTCGGCCCGCGACGCTGATCACCATATAAGGAAACAAGGGACACGAAATTCGCTGTAGCAGATTTTTGTACACGGCATCGCGTcggaggggagagagaaagagacacacagagagggtcAGTGTGAAGATGAGGAGGCAGCGAGAGGCGGAAGATGAGCGGCGAGAATGACACACCAGGCAGGGAGccgtagacacacacacacacattactgccGAGAATGACATGATATAAACGCTGTAATATGACAGTTGAGGTCGATTCATGCTGAGGCACTGCCGCTGTTTTGTTGTGGGCCGTGCGGTTTATATCTTAGCGGCGCTGTGGTTGTAAACACAAAGCCTGTAGAATATGACCCACATTCATTATGTATACACTGTAGGTAGGCCTATGCcttactgttttttgtttatcttttatttatttgtagcatttttattgtattttttccatccatccattttcaccaGTAGCAGGCCAAGCAatgcaccccagacgtccctctcccctgcaagctttctagctcctcctgtaggaccccaaggcattcccaatccagatgagatatgtaatccctccagcgtgttctgggtctgccccggggcctcctaccagtgggacgtgcctgataCATCCCCAACGAtcttgatcagatgcccgaatcacctcaactgacccctttagaCAGAAGAAGCAgaggctctactccgagctccctccttATATGTGAATACTTAGCCATTAATNGTGGGACGTGCCTGATACATCCCCAACGAtcttgatcagatgcccgaatcacctcaactgacccctttagaCACGAAGAAGCAgaggctctactccgagctccctccttATATGTGAATACTTAGCCATTAATCAGATTCTGATTCCTGTTTAAGCTTCACGTTAACATACAATAGTTTCACACATCCTACTGTACACATTATATATTGTCACAGCTCATACTATACATATTAAATTGGATTTATTATCATTGTTCAGAGTGCAAGTACCCTCActtgtcccaaccctcacctatggtcatgagctctgggtagtgactgaaagaatgagattgtaaatacaagcggccaaaatgagtttcctctgtggggtggctgggctcggccttaagcctgatttatggtcctgcgttaaatcaactaagtacctacgtcgttgccgtgacgccgtcgtAAA from Epinephelus moara isolate mb chromosome 4, YSFRI_EMoa_1.0, whole genome shotgun sequence encodes the following:
- the cfl1 gene encoding cofilin-1, whose protein sequence is MASGVKVTDEVIAVFNDMKVRKAQANEDEKRKRKKAILFCMSKDLKNIVLDDGKEILLGDLGATVQDPYQHFVKMLPPDDCRYALYDATYETKETKKEDLVFIFWAPDSAPLKSKMIYASSKDAIKRKFEGIKHEWQVNGLEDLKDRHTLAEKLGGSSVISLEGSPI